The Burkholderia cepacia genome includes a region encoding these proteins:
- a CDS encoding TetR family transcriptional regulator yields MARKTREESLAIKHRILDAAELVLLEKGVAQTAMADLAEAAGMSRGAVYGHYRNKMEVCLAMCDRAFARTSEGFDAGDGLPPLATLRRAASHYLQECGEPGPMQRVLVILYTKCEQSEENGALQRRRMLLELQMLRITKALLRRAIAAGELAADLDVHLAAVYLVSLLEGVFASMIWTNRLRGNLWNDAEAMLDAGFDTVRTSAALRRRAQKLPE; encoded by the coding sequence ATGGCCCGCAAGACCCGCGAAGAATCGCTCGCCATCAAGCACCGGATCCTCGACGCCGCCGAGCTCGTGCTGCTCGAGAAAGGCGTCGCGCAAACCGCGATGGCGGATCTCGCCGAGGCCGCCGGGATGTCGCGCGGCGCCGTCTACGGCCACTACCGCAACAAGATGGAGGTGTGTCTCGCGATGTGCGACCGCGCGTTCGCGCGCACGTCGGAAGGCTTCGACGCGGGCGACGGGCTGCCGCCGCTCGCCACGCTGCGGCGCGCCGCCTCGCACTACCTGCAGGAATGCGGCGAGCCGGGCCCGATGCAGCGCGTGCTCGTGATCCTCTATACGAAGTGCGAGCAGAGCGAGGAAAACGGCGCGCTGCAGCGGCGCCGCATGCTGCTCGAATTGCAGATGCTGCGCATCACGAAGGCGCTGCTGCGCCGCGCGATCGCGGCCGGTGAACTCGCCGCCGATCTCGACGTGCATCTGGCCGCCGTCTATCTCGTGTCGCTGCTCGAAGGCGTGTTCGCGTCGATGATCTGGACCAACCGGCTGCGCGGCAATCTGTGGAACGACGCCGAGGCCATGCTCGACGCCGGCTTCGACACCGTGCGCACGTCCGCCGCGCTCCGGCGACGCGCGCAAAAATTGCCTGAATGA